From the Finegoldia magna ATCC 29328 genome, the window GAATTGCTGTAACAGTACTTACATCTGCTATAGGCATAGTTGTAGGATTGTTGATAGGCTATTACGGCGGATGGTTGGACAATATTATAATGAGAATTATAGATTTCATCCAAATTCTTCCAACGATGATGATTATCATAGTATTCGTAACTATTGTTCCAAAATATTCGATGTTTACATTTGTAATGATATTTACAGTGTTCTACTGGACAGGAATGGCGAGACTTGTAAGATCAAAAGCTCTAGCTGAAAGCAAGAAAGACTATGTAAATGCATCGAAGACAATGGGAACTAGCGATTTGAAGACGATGTTTACAGGAATATTACCAAATATTTCTTCAATATTAATAGTAGATATGACATTAAGTTTCGCCGGTAACATCGGTATTGAAACTGGACTAAGCTTTCTAGGTTTTGGGCTTCCACCATCAGATCCATCACTTGGAACGTTGGTATCATTAGCCAGAAAACCAGAAGTTATTCAAGACAAATTATATGTATGGTTACCCGCATCATTATTGATATTGGTAATGATGTTGTGTATAAATTACATCGGTCAAGCATTAAGAAGAGCTTCCGATGCAAAACAAAGGAAAGGATAAGGGTGAAAATAATGAAAAAGAAATTCAAATCATTATTAGCTATCTTTTTAGTATTAGCATTCGTACTTACTGGATGTGGAAATTCAAAGAAAGATAGCGGAAAATCTTCAGACTCAGGTTCTAAACAAGAATCTAGTACTGGAAAGAAAGTTAATGAAGAAAACAAGGGCAACATAGTCGGAGAAAAAATGGGCGGCGGTGTTGTTGTTGAAAACGAAGGCGAACCAATTAAAGGTGGTACATTTAGAGTAGGTATTCCTACAGACTCACCATTTAAAGGTATATTCAACAACACATTATACGATGACAACTACGACTGGAACATCATTGGACCTACAATGTATACAGCAGCAAACGCTGGAGAAAGCTTGGAATTGAGAGATTCTGGAGCTGAAAAATTTGAATGGGATGAAAAAGCAAAAACTGCTACTATTAAACTTTCAGACTCATTCAAATGGAATGATGGAAAACCAGTTACTGCAAAAGACATTATAATCAACTACCTAATCATCGGTCACAAGGACTATCCTGGTGTACGTTATGATGATGATATGATTAATATCGTTGGTATGGAAGATTATCACGCTGGAAAAACAAAAGACATTTCTGGTGTTAAAGAAATCGACAACAAAACAGTTCAAATCCAATTTAAAGAATGGGTACCATCAATCAAATGGGGCGCTGGAATCTGGGCTGAACCAAATAGCTATGATCAATTAAAAGATATACCAGTAAAAGATATAATCTCTTCTGACCCAGTTAGAAAGAACCCTAAATCAGCAGGACCTTTCTACATTTCAAATGTAGTTCCTGGACAATCAGTTGAATTTTCAGCTAACGAACACTTCTGGGGTGGAAAACCAAAAATCGATAAAGTTGTAATGGAAAGAGTTCCAAGTTCACAAATCTTAGCTTCATTAAAAGCTGGCAAATACGACTATATCGCAGGTGGAGCACCTTCAGATACATTCAAAGAAATATCAGAATTAAAAGGATACAAAGTAGCAAGATTCCAAGATATGGCTTACACTTACTTAGGATTTAAATTAGGTAAATGGGACAAAGCTAAAGGCGAAGTTGTTGTAGATCCTAACGCTAAGATGGCAGATGTTAACTTACGTAAAGCTATGGGTTACGCAGTTGACAACAATGCTGTTGGTGAAAAATTCTATTTAGGATACAGATCACAAGCAACATCAGTTATAATTCCAATCTTCAAGGACTACTTCAATACAGACCTTAAAGGATACAACTACGATCCAGAAAAAGCTAAAAAATTATTAGACGAAGCTGGATATAAAGACGTTAACAACGATGGATTCAGAGAAGACAAAAATGGTAAACCATTGGTAATCAAATTTGCTTCAATGGCAGGTGGAGATATCGCTGAACCATTAGCAAAATACTACATGCAATGTTGGGAACAAGTAGGATTGAAAGTTGAATTAACAGGCGGAAGACTAATCGAATTCAACGCATTCTATGACAAACTTAAAAACGACGATCCAGAAATCGACGTATTCCAAGGTGCATGGTCAACCGGTACTAACCCTGATCCATCAGGATTATTCAGTAAGAATGCATCATTCAACTACTACAGATACACTAATCCAGAAATGCAAAAAGCATTGGATAAGATTTCTGATGGTAAAACATCTGATGAAGATAGAGCACAAGCTTACAAAGACTTCGCTAAAGTAATGGAAGACAATGTACCATTGATTCCAACACTTTACAGAGAAGCTTTATCTCCAATCAACAAGAGAGTTAAGAAGTTTGATTTCAGATACGTTCAAGATCTTAACAAAGATGACTTCAGATGGAATCAAATCGAACTTACAGCAGAAGAACCTCTAAAAGAATAATAGATTTTAGAATTAGTGGGGTGTAAATTTACACTCCACTTTTTTGTGCAAAATCTGTAAAAATAGGTAAAATATAACGTTTTCGTTTATTGACTTATTCTTTGTTATTCATTAGAATATTAGAGAGGTGTAATGAATGAAGCGAAAAAATATTATTGCTGTAGTTTTGTTAACTGTGTTAATATTTGTTGGTGCTTTTGTGGGATTAAATATTTTAAATTCATCAAAGGCAGAAAAATTAGATAAATTGGCTCACCAATGTATAGTAGATGGTAATTACCAAAAAGCAGTTGACTATTACAGCGAATTATACGATAGAACAAACGATGGATCTTATATTGATAAGAAACGTGAAGCTGTGGAGCTACTATCCTCCAAGAATAATTACGATTATGGTGTAAATTATTTGAAGGAAATGAAGTATATCGACGCAGCAAAAAGTTTTTTGAAAGTAAGTAACAAAGACAATGTCAACTATCAAAAAGCACAACAAAGATTGCAAGAAAGCACTCAAGCGGTGATAATTGCTAGTGATTCATTTGCTGAAGATGACAATTTTGATGCAAGCTTGAACATGTTAAACTCATATGCACGAGTTATGCCACATGAAACGCTTGTAATTGATAAAATAAAAGAAGTAAAAAAAGCAAAGAATCAATACAATGAAAAGAAACAAGAAGAAGAAAAACAACGTGCATTGTCTGAGAAAAAAGAAAAAGAAGCTAGAGAAAAAGCTGAAAAACTAGCCAGTGAATCAGCGGAAGAATTAAAGAAAGAAAAAGAAAACTCAAAGAATCAATCTAACAAAGATTACAGTTATGAAACAGATGATAACAGAAGACTTATTGACTTGTGTATACGTCTTGTAGGTAAAACTTATTTGGTAACTACAGATAATGCCAAAATTTACGAAGAACCAAGCAATAAATCACAAATGATTTCTTCAATTCCTATTGGAAGTGAAGTTTACATTTATGAAGCAAAGCCTGATTCAGGTCAAAGAGTATGGTGTCATGCGATAATTAAAAGTGCAGATTCACTAAAATCGTACGATGCATGGATATCATCAAACAACTTAGAAATTAACGATTAAGCTCTCAATAATGAGAGCTTTTTTAGTAGAAAGGGGTGTGTTATGGATTTAAATTTTTTGCATTTTGATTTGGATGCTTTCTTTGCGTCTTGTGAAATTCTCGATAATCCAAAATTGAAACACGTCCCTATGGTTGTTGGTGGAAGAAGTCAGAGAGGGATTATTACTACTGCAAATTACGAAGCAAGAAAATACGGTCTACATTCTGCGATGCCAATATTTCAAGCGAAAAAAATTGTTCCAAACCTTGTTATAGTTGCTCCTGATTTCGAGAAATACAGAAGAAATAGCGAGAAAGTTTTCAAGGTATTGTCGAGCTTTTCTAATAAGATTCAAAAAATGAGTATAGATGAAGGTTGCATGGATATTTCTCATATTAGAATGGATAGATTAGAATTGGCAAACTTAATCCAAGAAAATGTTAGGATAAAAACAGGACTATCTATTTCAATTGGAATTAGCTACAACATGAGCCTTGCAAAGCTTGCGTCAGATTGGAACAAGCCTCATGGAATCAAAATCATCACACAAGATGATATTCCAAATATTTTGTTGGATTTAAAGGTTGGTAAGATTCAAGGAATCGGGAGAAAATCTGAAGAAAAATTAAATAAAATTGGCATTAAAAAAGTAAGTGATTTGTACGATTTATCCAGAAATAATTTGAGAGAATTGTTCGGTAAGTTTGGTGAAGTAATCTACGATAGAATTCGAGGCATTGATGAAAGACAGTTGGATTTGTCGAGAATTAGAAAATCTATCGGAGTGGAGTATACTTTTGAACGTGATTTGAAAAATTACAATGAATTATTAAATAAAGCTAGTGAGTTCAGCGAAGAATTAAGTGATGATCTTCATAAGAAAAATATTAAAGCAAAAACTATTAGAATTAAAATAAAACTCAATGATTTTTCCGTGATTACAAAATCGATGACTTTAGAAGAATACATTAGTGATTCTAGCGATATTTTTAGGATTGTAAAGTATCTTGTGGTTAATACGAAGATAGAAAAGTCTGTGAGGCTTTTCGGAATTACGGCGGCAAACCTGAGCGACACGACTTTTGAGCAATTAAAATTTTTGTAGTAAAAAACTTTACACAATACCTTGCAATATATACTACCGTGTATTATAATATAATCAGGAGGTAAGATATGAACACACAATTAAAAAAAGGGATTTTAGAATTATGTGTCTTATCAGTTATATCTAAACATGACAGCTACGGATACGAAATTATAGATCAGATAAAAGATAAGATACCAATGAGCGAGGGAACAATTTATCCGATGCTTAGAAGATTGAAGAATGATAAATACTTGGAAGATTACACTGAGCAATCAGAATCAGGTCCATCTAGGAAATACTATAAAATAACAGATGAAGGAAAAAAATATTTGCACTCACAACTTGAAGACTACAAGAAATTGGTTGAAAGTGTCAAGGTCTTGTTAGAGGAGGGTTTTTAAATGAATAAAGAACAATTTATGGAACTTTTAGATTACTATTTCAGAAATGTAGACGAAACTACTTACAAGGAAATCAAAAATGACTACGAAGAACATTTTAGAATCGGAGTTGAAAACGGAAAGACTGAAGAAGAGATTTCAACTGAATTAGGTAATCCAAGAGAAATTTTCAACGAATGTAAAGAAGCTGGAATTATCAGAGAAAATAACTTCTTTGGTATGTTTAACTTGGATAGCATTGGTGATTTCTTCAATTCTAAAATTTTCGATCAATCAAAAGACAAAGACTACGATTTGTCTCAACAAACATTGGAATTCGACAATGATTTCCACAGAATAGAAGTTAAATCAAATGCAGACATCGATGTGTCAACTCATGAATTGGATAAAATCATAGTAACTTACACTACAACTGATGAATCACAAAAGTTAGATGTTGATTACATGAATCACGTGTTGAAACTTGGCAAAGTTAAAATGGAAAAATTCTTCCAAAAAAGTTTCATCAAATCAATTTCTATTAAAATTCCACAAGACAGTGATTTGGGTTTGAATATCGCAACAGCAAGTGGAGATGTACATGTAGATGTTATTAGTAACGATGTTACTTGCAACACTTCAAGCGGCGATGTTGATATTACTACACAATCAAACAATGTAAATGTCAACACAGCAAGTGGAGATGTTCAAGTTTTCAAATGCAAAAAAGAAATCTACGTTAATACTGTAAGTGGTGATGTGAAGATAGTTTCTGAAAATCCTAAAATTACAGTGAACACAGTAAGTGGAGATATAAAAATCGATGTGGATGAAAATAAAGACTTGAATGTAAGGGGCGTATCGAGCGATATTAATATCAACATAAAAGAAAAGAAAGGTTCAATTGAACTTAGAACTGTCAGTGGAGAAATCAAAATCGACAGTTACTACAAGGATAGCTCCAAAAAAATCAGTAAATCTCACGACCAATCATTCACGAATGATGATGTAGAAATTAGTGCTGCAACAGTTAGTGGAAATATTACTGTAGATTAAATTACAAATTTACTGCAACGATTTTCGTTGCAGTTTTTTTATTGTAAATTTGCAGTTAAATATCATAATAAACAGAAAAAAACATTGAAAATATGATAAAATAGTAAGTAATATGGAGGAGAATAATTTTGAAAATAATAGTGACTTGTGCATTCGGTTTGGAGAGTTTAGTTAAAAGACAACTTTTGGATATGGGCTATGAAAATTTGAATGTAAACGACGGAAGAATAATACTTGAAGGCGATGAAAAAGATATCGCCAAACTAAATATAAATTTGAGATGTGCAGATAGGGTTCTAATTGAATTGGGTAATTTTAAGGCTGTATCATTTGAGCAACTTTTTAAAGGTGTGGAAAAAATTAATTGGTTAGAAATTTTAGAAGCGGATTCCAATTTTATTGTAGAGGGTAGAAGTTACAAATCAAAATTATTTTCTATTAAAGATTGTCAATCGATTACAGAAAAGGCGATTATCAAATCTCTTCAGAAGAAATACAAGGTGGATTGGTTCTCTAAATCAAAGGGAAGATTCAGAATTGAAGTTAGTCTAGTAAAAGATATTTGTTCGATAACTTTGGATACTTCGGGAGATGGACTTCACAAAAGAGGCTACAGGGAAGAATCGGTCCTTGCACCTATAAGAGAAAACTTAGCGGCAGGAATTATTGATTTGTCATTTGCAAACAGTGACAGACCTCTTGTGGATTTGTTCTGTGGTAGTGGAACTTTTGCGATAGAAGCTGCGAGAAAATTCAGAAATATTGCACCAGGGATTGACAGAAAATTCGATTTTATTAATTTTAATGATAAATTCAACGATGCCTACAAACAAGAGCGTACCAAAGCTTTGGAGAGCATTGATTACGACAAAAAGATTGATATTTTTGCAAGTGATGTGGATGGATCGGCAATCGAAAAGGCGATTGCAAATGCGGAAAATGCGGGAGTAAGAGAAGATATTAGATTTGTAACGAGAGATTTCAGAAATGTTGTGTTAAATGATAATTATTTCGTTTTAATATCTAACCCACCTTACGGAAAAAGGCTTGGCGAGAGACAAGAAGCTGAGAAGATTTATAAGGATTTGGGAATAAAAATGGCAAAATTCAAGACGGCTTCCCAATATATAATCACAGATTGCGAAGATTTTGAGAAATTTTACGGCAAAAAATCATCTAAAAATAGAAAGATGTACAACGGAAATATGAAGTGTTATTTGTATCAATATTTTGGTCCAAGACCTAAATAGGAGGAGATTTCCTTGGAGAAGAAATCAAGAGAAGGTGTTAGTGATTTCAAAGGATCTGATTATCAAGTTCTAAATTCGATGAAGGATTTAGTCAGAGTAATAGATAAAGATGGGGTTATAATATTTGCTAATAAAAGCATGATAAATTCAATGCCTATCAATCCTATAGGCGTGAACTGCTACTTGGATTACAGTGAAGATTTTCCAAAATGTTTGGCAGATAGAAAATACCGTTTGAACAGCACTATCAAAGAAAAAAGAAAAATAAATGGTGTGGACTATTCCATAACTTCTTCTCCAGTTAGAAATAAAGATGGAGAGGTTGTAAGTACCGTCGAGGTTTTCAGAGATATTTCAAAAGAGGTTAAAACTCAGATTGATTTGATTAATGCGAACAAGGACATTAAGGATGAAATAATCTTTGCAAAACACATTCAAAACAAAACTTTGCCTAGTAAGGGCGAGCATGTTGGGTTGGATTTGGATTACAGATATATTTCATCTAGGGATTTGTCTGGAGATATCATTGATTGCATCGACATTGATGAAAGATTTGTAGGAATTTATATTGCTGATGTTGTGGGCCATGGTATTGCGGCATCAATTCTTACGATGTTTATTAGACAGACAATGAGGTATTTGGTAAGTAGAATTACAGATTCTAGGCCAAAAAGAGTGTTGAAGGATTTAAACACAACATTTACCGAACTTAATTTATCTGTAGATAAGTATTTTACGATTTTTTACGGATTATACGATAGAAAACTAAAAATATTCTCGTATGCAAATGCTGGTCACAATGGGATTCCATTTTTGATTTCAAATGAGAAATTAGAAGAGTTAAAGGTTACGGGTCATCCTATTTCTCCAATGTTTGAAGGAATTGGCTTTACTCAAAGAGATATATTGCTATCCAGTGGCGATGAATTAATCATGTACACTGATGGAATAACTGAAACTAGAGGATTTGGGAACGAATTTTACGGCGAAGAAAGACTGAAAAGAGATTTAATGAAGGTTCCAGATAAAAGAATCGAATACGTGCTAAGCGAAGTGAATTCTTTTAGATTTTTGGAGCAAGATGATGATATTGTTTTAGTGAGCTTGAAGGTTCTATAGGAGGAAATATGTTTAAGCTAGATTTTTCAAATACGACAAGTCATAATTCTGTAGACACTTTAAAAACAGAATCCGTAAATGCTTTGGAAAAGCTTTTAAATAAAACCTGTGAAGGCAAGGAATTCACAGGATGGATTGATTTGCCAAAAAATTACGACCGCGAAGAATTTGAGAGAATTAAAAAATGTGCGAAGAAAATAAGAGAAACGTCTGATTGTCTAGTAGTTATAGGAATCGGCGGAAGTTATCTAGGAGCTAAGGCGATTGATTATGCGATGAGCAGCTATTTCGAAAAATCTGATATCGAAATTATTTACGCTGGTTTCCAATTGTCTTCTACTTATTTGTCTGAGCTTTTGGATTATTTGAAAGGCAAGGATTTTTGTGTAAATGTTATAAGCAAATCGGGGACTACTACAGAGCCTGCAATCGCTTTTAGATTTATCAAAGAATTGATGGAAGAAAAATACACGAAAGAAGAATTAAAGGACAGAATTTTTGCTACAACGGATAAACATAAGGGTGCATTGAAGGAATTGTCTGATATCAATGGTTACGAAACTTTTGTTGTGCCAGATGATATCGGTGGAAGATTTTCTGTGTTGACTTCTGTTGGATTGTTGCCACTTTGTGTAAAAGGCTTGGATATTGATAAATTAATGATGGGCGCAGAGAATGCGATGGAAGAGTTTACTAAACTTGATTATGAATCAAACTTTGCTTTGCAATACGCTTCATTTAGAAACAATATGTATCGCAATGGAAAAGACATCGAGATACTTGTCAATTACGAGATGAGATTGAAATATTTTTCCGAATGGTTCAAGCAATTATTTGCAGAATCTGAAGGTAAAAACAACAAGGGTTTATTCCCGATGATTTGTAATTTCACGACAGATCTTCATTCTGTTGGTCAAATGATTCAAGACGGACAAAAAAATGTGTTCGAGACAGTAATTTCTGTTGAAAATCCACAAAAAGATTTGTTTATAAAATCTGATGATGATAATTTGGATAATTTGAATTATTTGAGCGGAAAATCCGTGGATTATGTGAACAAGATGGCTATGCAAGGGACACTTAATGCGCATTTGTCGTCAAATGTTGAAAGTATTGTCGTCAAAATCGATACGATTAATGAAGAAAATCTAGGATATATGATTTATTTCTTTGAGATGAGTGTTGCGATTTCAGCGCTTGTTTTGGGAGTGAATCCTTTTAATCAACCAGGAGTTGAAGAATACAAGAAGCAAATGTTTAAATTATTAGAAAAGCCGGGTTATTAATATGAAAGAGAATTTAAAAAAAATAGTTTTGTATGAGAAAAGTTACGAGGTTTCGAAAATAATATTAGTTTTATTGACGTCTGTACTATTTTTGAAATGTGCGAAGGTTGACCATGTTTTTGTCAAATCGTTTTTTATAACGATACTTTCATTTGTACCTATAATTGGAGCAGGAGTGTATTTTGTTCCAGCAATCATTCTTAATTTATTAGAATCAAATACACTCAATTTGGCGATTTACGTGTGGTTGTTATTGGTAGTAATATGTATTGACAGAATACTCTACAGTGTTTTTTATGATTTGCCGTTTGATTACAGCCCGATATCTTATGTGATTATGGGAATGATTTTATATTTGATATTTGGGAAATACACATTGTTGGTGTTCGCACTTTCAGTGTGTGCAGTTACAGTGTACAACAACTACAACAAGTATAAGAAAACAAAAGTTTTTTATAAAAAAGCAACGTTTAATTTTATTGATTTGAAACAAATTATACAAGAGAAATAGAAATACGGAGGAAATAGTGGAAAAATTATTGATTGCAAGAGGAAACGAGGATATCGAACTTCTTTCAAATAAAGTGAACCAACATGGGCTCATCGTCGGAGCTACAGGAAGCGGAAAAACTGTTACATTAAAAGTGTTGTGCGAATATTTCTCCGATTTGGGAGTGCCAACTATTTTGTCGGATGTAAAGGGAGACTTGTCAAACTTGGCATCTGTAGGTGAAATGAACGACAACTTGAAATCCAGACTAGATGAAATGAATATTACAGATTTTAATTTCAAAAACTATCCTGTGAATTTGTGGGATGTTTACGGAGAAGCTGGTCTTCCATTGAGAGTTTCAGTTTCTGAAATGGGTCCAATTTTGTTGTCGCAGATTTTGGATTTGAACGATACTCAAGCGGGGATTTTGAATATTGCATTCAGGGTTTCTGATGAAGAAGGACTTTTGCTTTTAGACATTAAAGATTTGCGTTCAATGCTTAATCATTTGTCAGACAACAGGGATGTTTATTCGAAAAAATACGGAAATATAACTACCCAAAGTATCAGTGCAATTATGAGAAAATTATTGTACATTGAAGATATGGGAGCTGATAAATTCTTGGGGGAACCAAGTTTGGATATAAAAGATTTGATGAAAACAGATTCTGATGGACGTGGATTTGTGAACATAATTTCTGCGGCGAAACTTATCAACGACAAAAATTTATATTCTATGTTTTTGTTGTGGCTGTTGTCAGAACTTTTCGAATCGCTACCAGAAGTGGGCAATCCAGAAATTCCAAAATTAGTATTTTTCTTTGATGAAGCACATTTGTTATTTGACAATGCAAACAAGATGATAATGGATAAAATCGAACAAGTTGTAAGACTTATTCGTTCAAAAGGTGTGGGAATATTCTTCATCTCGCAAAATCCACTCGACATTCCAGATTCGATTTCTTCGCAATTAGGAAATAGAATTGTGCATCAATTGAGGGCATTTTCTCCAAAAGAATTGAAGGCTGTGCAAAAAGTTTCTGAAACTTTCAGGGCAAATGCCGATATGAATGTAAAAGATGAAATTGTAAATTTGAGAACTGGTGAAGCGTTGATTTCATTCTTGGACGAAAAAGGAGCACCAAGTATTACGAAAAAAGGACTCGTTCTTCCGCCGCATTCGTCATTTACACCACTTTCTCAATCTGATGTTGATTATATCGTGAAAAACTCTGATTTGAATCAAAAGTATTCTCAATCAATTGACAGGGAATCTGCCTATGAAATATTGCAAAACAAATTACAAAATCAAATCAAAGAAGAGCCGGAAAAACCACAAAAAGCTAAAAAACAAGAGAAATCTGCGATAGAAGACTTCGCAACTAAAAGCATCAACTCGATGCTTGGTAGTTTTACAAGACAAATCGGACGAGATATCGCTCGTGGAATATTCGGATCAATTAAAAAGAGCATAAAATTTTAAAGAACCTCCCATTTGGGAGGTTTTTCATTTCTAGAAAATATTATTATTTTTCGGCACTTAATACTAATGGTCTGGAATTTTCTTTGTCAAATTCTGATTTGTTAAATCCGCCGTAGATTTTTACATTCTTAAAACCATTTTGTTCTACAAGTTTTACTAATTCGTCTGATATTATTGGAAATAAATTAACTTCGTTTTCAATTGATTTGTCATTTGCTGTCATTACTGTATTAAATCGTATGAAATCACCATTTCTGAAATATTTTCGTACAAATTCGACTTTTTCATTTTTGATAGTTGGAAGAGATCCCAAATAATCGTCATCAACTTGTAAAAATGGATAAAAGTTTATGATTTGGAGTACAAGATTTCCGTTTGGGTCTAACTTGTCGTAGCATTTTTTCAAAAACTCGTCGATTTTTTCTGTAGAATCCAAGTGGACCAAGGAATTTCCGATGCAATAAATCAAACCAAAATTGTCTTGCAATTGGTCGATATCTAGCATATTCATCAATTTAGCATCTATTTTGTTCTCTCTAATAGCTCTGTCGACGAATTTTTCTTCCAAATCAATTCCAATCACATCAAATCCATCATCTTGAAGTCTTTTTGCAACTTTTCCAGTCGCACACGCTACATCCAAGATTTTTCCGTGTGCAAGTTCTTTTAAAAAATTTATTTGCTTATCATTTGGTTGGAAAATATCCTCGTAATTATCTGAAATTGAATCGTAAAATTTGCTCATATCATCACCTCAATGTATATATACCCAAATAATTGTTACAATTTTATAAAGTTGTCATAATTTTGTAATAATTTCAAATCCTATGATATAATTAGATAAATGAGGTGGAATTTTGATACACAATAATCACGATAGATTTCTTGAAGAAAAAAGAAAACGAGCGGTTAAAAGAAGACTTCTTGTTTGCGTTTTTCTTCTGATAATTCTATTTTCAATCATAAAAGTAAAAAAAGACAGGCAAGAGTATGCAGAAGAACAAAAACAAGCTGAGATTGCTCACGAGAAAAAGGCATCTCAACAACAATCGGACTCTGAAGAAAAACCTGTGGAAAAAGAAAAAACCGACGAAGAAGTTTTTGAAGAAATTAGAAAAAACGAAAATATTTTTTCGAATACTTTTAAGAGGAATGAATTGTTGCATAATTTGGAAATTTACGCGAAGTACAATCCGAATGCAAAGCTAGTTATGAAAAACGCTGATGACATTCATCCATCGTTATTGAAACTTGCAGGAAATAACTATACTGCGGTAAATTTCGTAGCAAAAACTATAGATCCAACAGTCAAAAACGAGTATTCTTATACTGAAAAAGCAAACAACTCGAATGTGCCATTGTATTTGCAATGGGACAAGAGATGGGGATATGAAAAATACGGCTACGGAATTATTGGATTTACAGGATGCGGTCCTACAAGCTGTGCGATGGCGATGTCTTATTTGAAAAACGACCCTTCAATTACTCCTGCAAAAATAGCAGAAGAAAGTGATCGTAACGGATTTTCGTCATCAGAGGGAACAAGCTGGGGATTTTACCCTTACATTGCACGAAAATACGGATTAAAAGCTGTGCAAATGGATGAAAATTATAATGTTATAAAAGAAAATGTAAAAAAAGGAAATCCGATTCTTATTTCTGTAAGACCTGGAGATTTTACACGAACGGGTCATGTCATGGTGATTTCGGGAATGGATTCAAATGGAAATATTATATTAAATGATCCAAACAGTTTTATCAATTCACAAAAAACTTGGAAATACGATAGATTAAGACCACAAATCAAAGCAATGTGGGTTTTTAGTAATGGAGTATAAATGAAAAAATACACGAAATACAAAAAAGATCTTGAATATTCTTATACAATGGGACCTTTTCCAACTTATGAACTTATTGAAAATAAGGCTGAT encodes:
- a CDS encoding PP2C family protein-serine/threonine phosphatase, whose product is MEKKSREGVSDFKGSDYQVLNSMKDLVRVIDKDGVIIFANKSMINSMPINPIGVNCYLDYSEDFPKCLADRKYRLNSTIKEKRKINGVDYSITSSPVRNKDGEVVSTVEVFRDISKEVKTQIDLINANKDIKDEIIFAKHIQNKTLPSKGEHVGLDLDYRYISSRDLSGDIIDCIDIDERFVGIYIADVVGHGIAASILTMFIRQTMRYLVSRITDSRPKRVLKDLNTTFTELNLSVDKYFTIFYGLYDRKLKIFSYANAGHNGIPFLISNEKLEELKVTGHPISPMFEGIGFTQRDILLSSGDELIMYTDGITETRGFGNEFYGEERLKRDLMKVPDKRIEYVLSEVNSFRFLEQDDDIVLVSLKVL
- a CDS encoding glucose-6-phosphate isomerase codes for the protein MFKLDFSNTTSHNSVDTLKTESVNALEKLLNKTCEGKEFTGWIDLPKNYDREEFERIKKCAKKIRETSDCLVVIGIGGSYLGAKAIDYAMSSYFEKSDIEIIYAGFQLSSTYLSELLDYLKGKDFCVNVISKSGTTTEPAIAFRFIKELMEEKYTKEELKDRIFATTDKHKGALKELSDINGYETFVVPDDIGGRFSVLTSVGLLPLCVKGLDIDKLMMGAENAMEEFTKLDYESNFALQYASFRNNMYRNGKDIEILVNYEMRLKYFSEWFKQLFAESEGKNNKGLFPMICNFTTDLHSVGQMIQDGQKNVFETVISVENPQKDLFIKSDDDNLDNLNYLSGKSVDYVNKMAMQGTLNAHLSSNVESIVVKIDTINEENLGYMIYFFEMSVAISALVLGVNPFNQPGVEEYKKQMFKLLEKPGY
- a CDS encoding helicase HerA-like domain-containing protein, producing MEKLLIARGNEDIELLSNKVNQHGLIVGATGSGKTVTLKVLCEYFSDLGVPTILSDVKGDLSNLASVGEMNDNLKSRLDEMNITDFNFKNYPVNLWDVYGEAGLPLRVSVSEMGPILLSQILDLNDTQAGILNIAFRVSDEEGLLLLDIKDLRSMLNHLSDNRDVYSKKYGNITTQSISAIMRKLLYIEDMGADKFLGEPSLDIKDLMKTDSDGRGFVNIISAAKLINDKNLYSMFLLWLLSELFESLPEVGNPEIPKLVFFFDEAHLLFDNANKMIMDKIEQVVRLIRSKGVGIFFISQNPLDIPDSISSQLGNRIVHQLRAFSPKELKAVQKVSETFRANADMNVKDEIVNLRTGEALISFLDEKGAPSITKKGLVLPPHSSFTPLSQSDVDYIVKNSDLNQKYSQSIDRESAYEILQNKLQNQIKEEPEKPQKAKKQEKSAIEDFATKSINSMLGSFTRQIGRDIARGIFGSIKKSIKF
- a CDS encoding class I SAM-dependent methyltransferase, with the protein product MSKFYDSISDNYEDIFQPNDKQINFLKELAHGKILDVACATGKVAKRLQDDGFDVIGIDLEEKFVDRAIRENKIDAKLMNMLDIDQLQDNFGLIYCIGNSLVHLDSTEKIDEFLKKCYDKLDPNGNLVLQIINFYPFLQVDDDYLGSLPTIKNEKVEFVRKYFRNGDFIRFNTVMTANDKSIENEVNLFPIISDELVKLVEQNGFKNVKIYGGFNKSEFDKENSRPLVLSAEK
- a CDS encoding C39 family peptidase; this translates as MIHNNHDRFLEEKRKRAVKRRLLVCVFLLIILFSIIKVKKDRQEYAEEQKQAEIAHEKKASQQQSDSEEKPVEKEKTDEEVFEEIRKNENIFSNTFKRNELLHNLEIYAKYNPNAKLVMKNADDIHPSLLKLAGNNYTAVNFVAKTIDPTVKNEYSYTEKANNSNVPLYLQWDKRWGYEKYGYGIIGFTGCGPTSCAMAMSYLKNDPSITPAKIAEESDRNGFSSSEGTSWGFYPYIARKYGLKAVQMDENYNVIKENVKKGNPILISVRPGDFTRTGHVMVISGMDSNGNIILNDPNSFINSQKTWKYDRLRPQIKAMWVFSNGV